A stretch of DNA from Pseudonocardia hierapolitana:
GGGCACCGGCGACCTGTGGGTCGGCGACGACGGCAAGCGCTACGGCCTGCCGAAGGACTTCGACGCGGTGGGCATCTTCTACAACGCGACGATGGCCCGGGACGCCGGCATCACCCCGGAACAGATGCAGAACCTGACCTGGAACCCGCAGGACGGCGGCACCTACGAGGACGTGCTCGCCCGCCTGACCGTCGACGCCAACGGGGTGCGCGGCGACGAGCCCGGCTTCGACCCGCGCAACGTCGCGACCTACGGCCTCGGCATCGCCTACCCGCCGGGCGGCGGGTCGGGCCAGACGCAGTGGTCGTTCCTCACGGCGACGCTCGGCTGGGGCCACACCGACCGCCCGCTGTGGGGCACGCGCTTCAACTACGACGACCCCCGCTTCCAGGAGACGATCGCCTGGTGGCGCAGCCTGGTCGAGAAGGGTTACATGCCGCCGCTGGAGCAGGCCGTCGGCAACGAGCTGTCGCAGCTGCTGCAGGCGGGCCGGGTCGCGCTGGTCACCGAGGGGTCCTGGAACATCAGCACGTTCGCGAAGCTCGGCGGCATCGAGATGGCCACAGCGCCCACGCCGATCGGCCCCCAGGGCTTCCGGTCCGCGATGACCAACTCGCTCGCCGACTCGATCGCGGCCGGCTCGCCGAACAAGGGCGCGGCCTGGAAGTGGGTGCGCTACCTCGCCTCGCCGGAGTGCCAGTCGGTGGTGGCGGAGGGCGGCGTGGTGGTGCCCGCGATCGCGTCCGTGGTCTCCACCGCCGAGGCGGCGATCGGCGCGCACGGCCTCGACATCACCCCGTTCACCCGGCAGCTGCGCGAGGGAACGGCGTTCCCCTACCCGGCGGCCCAGCACGCGGCCGACATCGACTCGATCATGGAGACGGCGATGGAGCGGGTGATGGCGGGCAGCGCCGACGTCTCGTCGTTCACAGCGGCCAACGAGGAGGTCAACGCCCTGTTCACGCAGGGGTGACCGCCCGCGCTCGGCCCAGCACGTGCTCCTGCACGGCCACGGCCGCTGCGCCGCGTGCCCACTCGGTGAACGGGAACGGCCGCACGTCGAGCCGCACCGGGGCGAGGGGTGCCTTCCGGTTCTCTTCGAGGGCGGCGTCCAGCGCGGGACGGGCGGCCTCGACCAGGCCGATGCCGTCGCCGGTGAGGATCACGAGCTCGGGGTCGATCAGGTTGGCGATGTCGGCCACGAGCACCCCGAGCGCTCCCGCCGCCTCGTCGACGACCCGGCGGGCGGCGCCGTGGCCGTCGACGGCGAGCCGCAGCGCCTCGGCGTAGGTCACCGGTCTGCCGAGCGCCTGGGCGACGGCGCCGGAGACCGCGCGGGAGGAGACGAGGCCCTGCGCGCAGCCGCGGTGCCCGTCCTCGCACACCACCGAGCTCACCACCGGGCGGTGCCCGATCGACCCGCCGCCGCCGTGCGCCCCCTCCACCACGAGGTCGTGCACGACGATCCCGCACCCGACGCCCGCGCCGATCGTGATCACTAGCAGCGACTGCAGACCACGCCCGGCCCCGAACCAGTGCTCGGCCGCCGTGAGCGCGCGGACGTCGTTGTCGACGACCGCAGGCAGACCGGTGGCCCGGTGCAGCAGGTCGGCGAGCGGGACCAGCTCGTGCCAGCCGAGGAAGTGGGCGCGGGCGACGTCGCGGCGGTCGATCACGAACCCGCCGATCCCCACGCCGAGGCCCACGACGCCGGGGTGGTCGGCCTGCAGCAGCCGGGTTACGTCGGCGACCGCACCGACCACGGCCGCCGGATCCGTTCCGGGAAGCGGGCGGGTGTGCTCGGCGAGCACGGCTGCCCGCAGGTCGGTGACGACGGCGAAGAGCGTGTCCCCGGTGATCTTCACGCCGACGAAGCGCTGGTCGGACGGCCCCACGTCCAGTGGCAGCGACGGCCGCCCGGTGCGCACCGGATGCTCCGGGCTGTCCTTCGGGCCGTTCTCCGGACCGCCCTCGACGAGCAGGCCCGCGTCCACGAGCGGGCGCGTGAGCCGGGTGAGCGAGCCGGGGGAGAGGCCCAGTCGGCGGGCGAGCTGAGCGCGGGGCAGCGGGCCGAACCGCAGGACCTCGACGGCGACCCGCTGGTGGCTGCCGTCGAGCGCGCTCCAGTCGGCGGAAGGCGGAGTTTGTTCCGCGACGGAAGTCACCGGACGACGATAGCTGGCCCACGGCGGCATCGCCGTGATTTTCACCCGAGGAAAACGCCATGGCCGGGCGTCAGGATGCCGGCCGGGTCGTAGCGCTGCCTCAGCGCGACGAGATGGGGCCACCGCTCGCCGTAGTGGGCGTGCCAGTCGGCGGGGCGGCTGGTCACTGTGCCGATGGGGTAGCGCGCGCCGCCCGCGGCGAGGGCGCGGTCGAGCATGCGGCGGTTGCGGCGCAGCATCGCTGCGCCATACCCGGGGCCTGCGTCCGGCGGTCCTGCCGTCATCACGGTGAACAGGTGGACGAGGTCGCTGCCGTCCGGTGCGGGCAGGCGCAGCGACGGGCGGGTGAGCGCTGCCCGGCGGTGGGTGTAGAGCAGCACGAAGCCGCCCACGCCCACGTCGGCCGGCGTCAGCTCGGCGAGCGTCGCGCCGACGACCTCCTCCACCCGCGAGTCGGGCAGCCACACGGTGAGCCACGGCTTGGGCAGCGCGTCCCAGCCGATCAGCTCCCGCAGCTCGGCCACGGCATCGTCGATGCGTGTGACGTGCTCCAGGTAGCCGGCCTCCCGGACCTCGGCACCGGGCGGAGGGTCGGGCGCGCCGTCGGCCGGGTCGAAGGCGAAGGCGTTCAGGTGGTGCACCTCGCCCGCCTCGCCCGGACGCCACCAGTCCCCGAAGACCTCGGTCGCCTCGCCGCCGCGTGCGAGGGCGCGCAGGCCGCCGAAGAACGCGGCCGGGTCGGCGTGGGGGAGCGACCAGCCCCGCACCACCGCCGGGGCCGGTACCAGGCCGACCGTGGCCTCCGTGATGATCCCGAACTGGCCGAGCCCGGCGAGCACGGCCTCGAACAGGTCGCGGTCGTCCGACGGCGAGCAGCGGCGCAGCTCGCCGTCGCCGGTGACGACCTCCAGCTCGTGGACGTGGTCGACCTGGGCGCCGGTGGCGACGGCCGGGGGGATCCCGCCGACCGACAGCGTGCCGCCGACGGTGAGGCCGAGGTAGCCCGTCGCGGCCGGGATCGCGAGGCCGTGGCGGGCGGCCGCGCGGGCCAGCTCGAGCCAGGTGGTCCCCGCACCGACCGTCGCCCCGCCCGGGCCGAACGTGCGGATGCCGGCCAAGGCACTGGCGTCGATCACGACCCCGCCGGGCACGAGCGACTGCCCGCCCGTGGTGTTGCCCAGTCCGCGGGCGCCCACGGGGACGCCGTGGCGGCGGCAGTAGCGGACCATGCGGGCGACGTCCGCCGCGGAGCCGGGGCGCAGGACGGCGGCGGGCGGCCCGCTGCTGATCCGTCCGGCGTCCCCGGCGTAGCGCGTGCGCGTCGTGAGGTCGACGTGGAGCGAGCCGTCGAGCGGCGGGACGCCGCCGGGAAGGTCCGTCACACCGGCCATCCTGGCCGGTCCGCGTCAGGTGCGGCGCGGTGTGGTGAGGAACTTCCGCAGCTCCGATCGGGAGACCCGCTTCTCGCCGGTGATCACGAAGTAGGCCATGCCCGCGTCGGACACATCGCCCTTCTCGGCCAGCTCGAGCCGGGAGTGCAACCAGTCCATCTCGGGGCCGAGGTCTCGCAGGTATCCCCAGTCGGACAGCTTGGTGGGGCCGAGGTTGCCGTTCTGGTCCGGGATCTGGACGCGCTGGCAGCCCAGCTCGATCACGTCGTCGTAGGAGTGGCCGCCGTGGTCCTTCTGCCCGTGCGTCTGGTTGAAGCTGCCGTCGCCGTGCGAGACGCACTTCACGTGCTTGCGGGCCGTGGGATCAGCCGCGTCGAGGGCCATCCACGTGGTCTCCATCGGCCCGGCGAGGACGATGGTGAGCTCGTCGCCCGGCGTGGAGGCGTTGATCTCGGCGGTCAGCGCCGCGACGCCCGCGGCGAGCCCGGCGGGGTCGGCGCCGTCGTAGAAGCGGGAGGTGTCGAAGCCGAACCGCTCGCCCGCCCCCAGGACGCTCTCGGTCATGTTCCGGCGGTGCTCGGCGTCGGAGTCCCAGATGTGGTTGTTGTAGATGTAGTTCACGACGTTCTGCTGCAGCCCGGCGCTGGCCAGTATCGCCAGCGTCATGGCGGACGACGCCCAGTCGTCCTCGTCGTGCTGGTTGCCGTCGGCGGACAGGGCGATGCGCCCGATCCGGTCGTCCTGGGCGGCCGAGACCGGCACCGCCGGCAGCACCGGCAGCACCGGCACGTCCGGCACCGGCGGCAGACCCGGCGCTGCCGGTGCGCCCACGAGCATCGCGACGGTGGCGGCTGCAGCCCAGAACATCACGCTCCGGATCTTGCTCGTCGCGGCGCGCGTTCGTGGCGTTTCCGCGGATCCGTGGTGCCGTCGGGTGGCCGATGATCACCCGTTAGGGGTCGCGCAGCACCGGGCAGCTCATGCACCGCGGCCCGCCGCGGCCGCGACCGAGCTCGCCGCCCGGGATGTCGAGCACCTCGATGCCGTTGCGGCGCAGGAAGCGGTTGGTGGTGACGGTGCGCTCGTAGGTCACCACCACCCCGGGCGCGACGGCGAGGGTGTTGCACCCGTCGTCCCACTGCTCGCGTTCCGCGGAGTGCACGTCCTGCACCGGGGTGAGCACCCGGATCGCCGGGAGGTCGAGTGCATTCGCGATCGCGCGGTGCATGTCCTCGGGCGGGTGGTCGACCAGGTCCAGCTCCTTCTCGGTGTCGCCGGGCCGGATGGTGTACGCGGGCAGCATCCCGAGCCCGGCGTACTGGGTGAACGTCTCCGGGTCGACCATCGTCAGGACCGTGTCGAGGTGCATGAACGCGCGGGCCTGCGGCATCCGCAGCGCGACGATCCGGTCCACGTCGCCCCCGGCGAAGAGCTGCCGCGCCAGCCGTTCCACGCCCTGCGGGGTGGTGCGCTCGGACAGGCCGATCAGCACCGCGCCACCGCCGAGCACGAGCATGTCGCCGCCCTCGGTGGTGGCGGGCCCGTTGACCGCGCCCGCCGACCAGACCGCGTAGTCCGCGTCCGCGAAGAGCGGGTGCCAGCGGTAGACCGCCTCGTAGTGCACGGTCTCGCGCATCCGGGCCTTCTTGCGCATGCTGTTGATCGCGACGCCGCCGTAGAGCCACGCCGACGTGTCACGGGTGTAGAGGTGGTTGGGCAGCGGCTCGAGCACGAAGTCGTCGGCGTCGAGCACGTGGAAGGCGATGGAGCGCGGCTCCGGGATCCGGTCGAGCACCTCCCGCTTGGTGATCCCGCCGACGAGGTGATCGGTCAGCGTGCCGGGATCCATCGCGTCGAAGCAGTTGCGCAGCGCGTCGATGGCCAGTGGCCCGTACACCCGGTCGTCGAAGATCCGGTCGAGCACGTACTTGCGCGCCTCCGGGATCTCCAGCGTGGTGCGCAGCAGCTCCCCGAACAGGTACACGTCCACGCCCCGCTCCCGCAGGAGCGCGGCGAACCGGTCGTGCTCCTCCTGCGCCCGGGCCACCCACAGCACGTCGTCGAAGAGCAGCCGGTCCTTGTTGCCCGGCGTGAGGCGCTTCAGCTCCATGCCGGGCCGGTGCAGGATCACCTGCCGCAGGACGCCCACCTCGGAATCCACCCGGTACATGCGGCACATCCTGCCGCTTCGCCGCCGATGCCGCGGGGGCACGATGGGCGCGTGCAGCTGGACCGTCTGGACGAGGACATCATCGCGCTGCTGGTCGAGGACGCCCGCCGCAGCTACGCCGAGGTGGGGCAGCGGGTGGGCCTGTCCGCGTCCGCGGTCAAGCGGCGGGTCGACCGGCTGCGGGCCGACGGTGCGATCACCGGGTTCACGGTGCGCCTCGACCCGGGCGCACTGGGCTGGACCGTGGAGGGCTACGTGGAGCTGTACTGCCGCAACAGCACGGCACCCGGGGTGATCCGGGCGGCGGTGGACCGGTTCCCCGAGGTCGTCGACGCCAGCACCGTCTCCGGCGACGCCGACGCCGTGCTGCGGATCCTCGCCACCGACATGCGCCACTTCGAGAAGGTGCTCGAGCAGATCGGCGCCCAGCCGTTCGTGGCGAGGACGAAGTCGGTGCTGGTGCTGTCGCCGCTGCTGCGGCGCTCGTCCACCCCGCCGCCGCACTGATCGCAGGCCGGGCGTGGAAGGCTCGAGCCGTGAGCGTCCTGGTCGTCCTCATCGGTGGGGCCGAAGACGGCAGGCAGTTCCGCGTGCCGAACGACGATCCGATCGCGACCTCGGGGGTGCTGGCGCTGCCGGAGGTCGACGCGCCGTCTCAGGACGACCCCGTCGCCGACGAGGCGGCCCGGGCGACGTTCACCCTGCTGCGCTACCGCTGGGACGGCACGGTGCGCGAGGACGGCGCCCGCCGCTACCGGCTCGAGGGCCGGTAGCGTCCACGCGCCCTCCGCGGTGATGATGTGAGGAGCCAGAATTGGTGGCGTGAGCGAGCAGAGCGGGTCGACCGCCGTCGAGGATCCGGATCTGGTTCGTGCTCGCGGAGGGGACGACGCCGCGTTCAGCCGGATCGTCGCGCCGCTGCGGCGGGAGCTGCACGCCCACTGCTACCGGATGCTCGGCTCCGTCCACGACGCCGAGGACGCCCTGCAGGACGGCCTGGTGCGGGCGTGGAAGGCGCTCCCGGGCTTCGAGGCCCGCAGTTCGTTGCGTTCGTGGCTGTACTCGGTGGTGACCCACGCCTGCCTGGACGCGGCGCGGCGCCGCGGCCGCCGGGCGACGCCGGTGGACCTCGGGCCGGCGAGCGATCACGCCGTGGTCGACTCCGCACCGCGTGGCGACGTCGCCTGGCTCGAGCCGTACCCGGACGCGATGCTCGCCGACGCGCGCGTCGAGCAGCGCGAGGCCGTCGAGCTGGCCTTCGTGGCCGCGTGCCAGCACCTGCCGGGCAACCAGCGCGCGGCGCTGCTGCTGTTCGAGGTGCTCGGCTTCTCCGCCGCGGAGATCGCGGAGATGATGCGCACCTCGCGGGCGTCGGTGAACAGCGCCATCCAGCGCGCCCGTGCGGTCGTCGCCCAGAAGGTGCCGCCCCGCACCCAGCAGCAGACGCTGCGGGAGCTGGACGACGCGCGGCTGCGCGAGATCGTCAACGGGTTCTCCGGAGCGTTGGAGCGCCGCGACACCGACGGCCTGGTCGCGTTGCTCACCGAGGACGTCACCTGGACGATGCCGCCGCTCCCGCACTGGTACCGGGGCCTGCCCGCCGTCACCGACTGGGCGGTGCAGGTCCCGATGGGCTCCTGCGGGGCGTGGCGGCACCTGCCGACGTCGGCCAACGGCCAGCCCGCCGTGGCCTGCTACCTGTGGGACGACGCGGCCGGGGCGCACGTGGCGTGGGCGATCAACGTCCTCACCCTGAGCGGTGACCGGATCGCGGGGGTCACCTCGTTCCTCGGCCGCGAGCAGGTCACGGCGTTCGGGTTGCCGGCCGAGCTGCCCTGATCCCTCTCTCGGAGTACTGCGCTCGAATCGAGCGCGAACCGGGGCGAACACGCAGCGATGTTGCGTGAGATGGCAGGACTTCGCGATTGTCGGGCGGCCGGACCCTTCCTACCGTGATCAACGTGACCAGCGTCCTGCCCCGGCCGGTTGCGGCCGCCGAGCCCGTCGCCCGCCCCCGGCACTACCTGATGTGCCGGCCCGAGCACTTCGAGGTCCGCTACGCCATCAACCCGTGGATGCGGCCCGGTCGGCCCGTCGACCGCGAGCGGGCACTCGCCCAGTGGGAGGCGCTGCGGCAGGCGTACCTGGACCTGGGCCATCGCGTCGACCTGATCGACCCCGTCCCCGGCCTGCCCGACATGGTCTACGCCGCGAACGGCGCCACCGTCGTCGACGGGACGGTGCTCGGCGCGCGGTTCCGCCACCCCCAGCGGCAGGCGGAGGCGGCCGCGCATCGCGACTGGTTC
This window harbors:
- a CDS encoding sigma-70 family RNA polymerase sigma factor, coding for MSEQSGSTAVEDPDLVRARGGDDAAFSRIVAPLRRELHAHCYRMLGSVHDAEDALQDGLVRAWKALPGFEARSSLRSWLYSVVTHACLDAARRRGRRATPVDLGPASDHAVVDSAPRGDVAWLEPYPDAMLADARVEQREAVELAFVAACQHLPGNQRAALLLFEVLGFSAAEIAEMMRTSRASVNSAIQRARAVVAQKVPPRTQQQTLRELDDARLREIVNGFSGALERRDTDGLVALLTEDVTWTMPPLPHWYRGLPAVTDWAVQVPMGSCGAWRHLPTSANGQPAVACYLWDDAAGAHVAWAINVLTLSGDRIAGVTSFLGREQVTAFGLPAELP
- a CDS encoding ROK family transcriptional regulator encodes the protein MTSVAEQTPPSADWSALDGSHQRVAVEVLRFGPLPRAQLARRLGLSPGSLTRLTRPLVDAGLLVEGGPENGPKDSPEHPVRTGRPSLPLDVGPSDQRFVGVKITGDTLFAVVTDLRAAVLAEHTRPLPGTDPAAVVGAVADVTRLLQADHPGVVGLGVGIGGFVIDRRDVARAHFLGWHELVPLADLLHRATGLPAVVDNDVRALTAAEHWFGAGRGLQSLLVITIGAGVGCGIVVHDLVVEGAHGGGGSIGHRPVVSSVVCEDGHRGCAQGLVSSRAVSGAVAQALGRPVTYAEALRLAVDGHGAARRVVDEAAGALGVLVADIANLIDPELVILTGDGIGLVEAARPALDAALEENRKAPLAPVRLDVRPFPFTEWARGAAAVAVQEHVLGRARAVTPA
- a CDS encoding ABC transporter substrate-binding protein encodes the protein MKRTRRLTVIATAVLVALVPACAAERPPTESGGWDDTGEVTYWMWDANQLPAYQRCATDFEARNPDIDIAIEQVGWDYYWGRMLTSFVANSAPDVFVNHTSKYGDYTSRGLIEPLDELIARDGPDLSQFVEGTGDLWVGDDGKRYGLPKDFDAVGIFYNATMARDAGITPEQMQNLTWNPQDGGTYEDVLARLTVDANGVRGDEPGFDPRNVATYGLGIAYPPGGGSGQTQWSFLTATLGWGHTDRPLWGTRFNYDDPRFQETIAWWRSLVEKGYMPPLEQAVGNELSQLLQAGRVALVTEGSWNISTFAKLGGIEMATAPTPIGPQGFRSAMTNSLADSIAAGSPNKGAAWKWVRYLASPECQSVVAEGGVVVPAIASVVSTAEAAIGAHGLDITPFTRQLREGTAFPYPAAQHAADIDSIMETAMERVMAGSADVSSFTAANEEVNALFTQG
- a CDS encoding Lrp/AsnC family transcriptional regulator produces the protein MQLDRLDEDIIALLVEDARRSYAEVGQRVGLSASAVKRRVDRLRADGAITGFTVRLDPGALGWTVEGYVELYCRNSTAPGVIRAAVDRFPEVVDASTVSGDADAVLRILATDMRHFEKVLEQIGAQPFVARTKSVLVLSPLLRRSSTPPPH
- a CDS encoding FAD-binding protein, which gives rise to MTDLPGGVPPLDGSLHVDLTTRTRYAGDAGRISSGPPAAVLRPGSAADVARMVRYCRRHGVPVGARGLGNTTGGQSLVPGGVVIDASALAGIRTFGPGGATVGAGTTWLELARAAARHGLAIPAATGYLGLTVGGTLSVGGIPPAVATGAQVDHVHELEVVTGDGELRRCSPSDDRDLFEAVLAGLGQFGIITEATVGLVPAPAVVRGWSLPHADPAAFFGGLRALARGGEATEVFGDWWRPGEAGEVHHLNAFAFDPADGAPDPPPGAEVREAGYLEHVTRIDDAVAELRELIGWDALPKPWLTVWLPDSRVEEVVGATLAELTPADVGVGGFVLLYTHRRAALTRPSLRLPAPDGSDLVHLFTVMTAGPPDAGPGYGAAMLRRNRRMLDRALAAGGARYPIGTVTSRPADWHAHYGERWPHLVALRQRYDPAGILTPGHGVFLG
- a CDS encoding arginine deiminase, whose translation is MYRVDSEVGVLRQVILHRPGMELKRLTPGNKDRLLFDDVLWVARAQEEHDRFAALLRERGVDVYLFGELLRTTLEIPEARKYVLDRIFDDRVYGPLAIDALRNCFDAMDPGTLTDHLVGGITKREVLDRIPEPRSIAFHVLDADDFVLEPLPNHLYTRDTSAWLYGGVAINSMRKKARMRETVHYEAVYRWHPLFADADYAVWSAGAVNGPATTEGGDMLVLGGGAVLIGLSERTTPQGVERLARQLFAGGDVDRIVALRMPQARAFMHLDTVLTMVDPETFTQYAGLGMLPAYTIRPGDTEKELDLVDHPPEDMHRAIANALDLPAIRVLTPVQDVHSAEREQWDDGCNTLAVAPGVVVTYERTVTTNRFLRRNGIEVLDIPGGELGRGRGGPRCMSCPVLRDP